ATGCCGTCGAGCAGCGGAAGGATCAGGCCGCCGGCGCCGGAGCGATCGATCGCGGCGGGCGAGGAACTCGTGCGCTGGATGACGGTGCCGTCCGACGTGTAATACCAACGGTTGTTGGTGGATAGGCCAAGGCCGGTCGCCGCGACACTCTGGATCGCGAGCGCGTTATCGGCACGGCGGCGCGCGTAACGACCGTGCTCGCCCTCGATGCGGATGCGAGTGTTGGCGAACGGCGTGTAGGAAATCGCCATCGTCTGTGCGGCGAGATGCTGGAAATTGCGGTCGACGTAGGTCTGGTCCTTCCGCTCAACCAAGTTCACGCGGACGCTGAGTTGTTTGGTGATTGGCTGGTTGAAGTCGGCCTGGAAGCGATACGAGTCGTTGCTGCCGACGCTCGCGGTGACTTCGCCGAAACGGTAGCTGCGCGGCTGTTTCGTGAACGCCGTGCTCTGGCCGCCCGGGGCCGAGTTGCCGAACATCAGCGAATTCGAGCCCTTATTGAAGTCGAGCCGCTCGATGTTGTAGGTGTCGACCGGCACATACCAGAGGAAGAAATTGCGCGAGCTCGTCGAGGTGGAGTTGAGGCCGCGATAGGTGATGCGATTGTCGTCGGTGCGCGACTCGAAGCGCGGCAGCACCGTGAGTCCGGACACAAAACGCGCCGCATCCTCGGTGGACGCGAGCTGCAGGTCCTTCATGAACTCGCTCGTGATCGCGTCGACGGTCATCGGCAGCTTCGCGAGTTCCTGGTTGGTGCGGTTGCCGATCAGGGTGGTGGCGGCGCGCCACGAGCTGTCGCGTGCCGTGTTCACGACGAACGGCGACAGTGAAACCACTTCGGAGTCGGCGGGCGCAGCCGCGGCTTGGTTGTTGGTGCTTTGCGCGGATCCGCTGGATGCAAGGCTCAGACCCATCACAGCAAGAAGGAGCGAGGCGGGGATTTTCATTTTGGGGACTGGGGTGAGGTTAAGAGGAAGAAAGGGAGCGAGGGCAGGATTAACGGCGGGCGAGCCAGCGTTCGCGCAGGGCGAAGGCGGCGGCCTTGGGCTGGCGCTGCCGCGTGAAAACGCCTTTGCGGTTGCCGTCGATGCGGGTGATTCCGGGTTTCGTGGCGAAGTCGGCGAAGGCCCACACGTGCTCGCCGACGATGAAGGGGCATGAGTCGAGCACCTCGTGGAACGCGCGCAGGTAATCGACCTGGAACTCCTCCGAGAACATCGCGCTCGGCAGCTTGTGCAGCCCGGCGATGGTGTCGGCGCCGTATTCGGAGAGCAGGATCGGCTTGCGCCAGCGCGCGCGCCACTCGGCGAGTTCAGCGCGGAACTTCGGGCCGATCGACGCCAGATCGCCCGGGTCGAGATACCAGCCGTAGTAGCGGTTGATCGCGATCACGTCGACCAAGGCGCCGATGCGGTCGTGACGCGGGAGATTGCACTCAACGACGGTGATCGGTCGTGACGGGTCCAACTCTCGCGCGAGCCGCACGACGGCGCTGAAGTGTTCGAAACCCGCGGCTTCGTGCGTCGCCGTCTCGTTGGCGAGGCTCCACATGAGCACACAGGCGTGATTGCGGTCGCGCTCGATCATGGCTCGTGTCGTGTCGCGGTGGTGATCGCGCAGCGCCGCACCGGCCTTCTCCGCGGTGAAGATCGGCGTCGTGGGATTCTCCTGTTCGTCGAAACGATAGAGGCCCACGGCCGGACACTCTCCGATCACGGCAACTCCCTCGCGATCCGCGAGCCGCAGGAACTCTTCCGAGTAGGGATAATGCGCGCTGCGCACGGAGTTGGCGCCGATCCATTTCAGGAGCGAGACGTCGCGCACGTTGACGGCATCGTCAGCCCCCTTGCCGCGAAGGTCGGAATCCTCGTGCCGACCGAAGCCGCGGAAATAGAACGGTTGCTCGTTGAGCAGGAAGCGGTCGCCGTCGACCCGCACGGTGCGCAATCCGAGCGGCAAGCGATAGACGTCAAGCCGTTCACCAGCGGCATCGAACACGCGAACCTCCAAATCATAGAGCGTCGGCGATTCGGGCGACCACCAGAGAGGTTTCGCGACGGCGAGTTCCGCATCGACACCTTCGCCGGCGACAACGGGCGTTCCGGTCAAAGTGAGTCGCAGCTCGCAACGAGCCGCGCGCGTGACGACGCGCACCCGCAGCCACGCGTCGTCGCCGACGCGGCTGACACTGGCGTGAATCCCTTCGATGCCGCCGACCGGCTGCGCGATGAGGCGGACCGGGCGGCAGAGGCCGGCGTAGTTGTAGAAATCGTGGAAATAGTCCTGGCGCTTGCCGCCCGCGGGCGATTGCGCGACCTCGCCGGGCGGGAGCGTCGTCCAATCCAAGACGTTGTCCACGCGGGCGACGATGGAGTTCGCGCCCTCGTTGCCGAAATGCACCACGGAGCCGGCATCAAATTCGAACGGCAGGAAACCGCCGTGATGCCGCGCCATTTCCCGGCCGTTGATCCAGACAGTCGCGCGGTG
The Candidatus Didemnitutus sp. genome window above contains:
- the uidA gene encoding beta-glucuronidase, with amino-acid sequence MLYPIDTETREVRELSGIWDFRLDPEDRGVADQWQTAAWPERRSMSVPASYNDLTTDRAVHDHVGPVWYRREFFCPESWRTKSVRVRIGAAAHRATVWINGREMARHHGGFLPFEFDAGSVVHFGNEGANSIVARVDNVLDWTTLPPGEVAQSPAGGKRQDYFHDFYNYAGLCRPVRLIAQPVGGIEGIHASVSRVGDDAWLRVRVVTRAARCELRLTLTGTPVVAGEGVDAELAVAKPLWWSPESPTLYDLEVRVFDAAGERLDVYRLPLGLRTVRVDGDRFLLNEQPFYFRGFGRHEDSDLRGKGADDAVNVRDVSLLKWIGANSVRSAHYPYSEEFLRLADREGVAVIGECPAVGLYRFDEQENPTTPIFTAEKAGAALRDHHRDTTRAMIERDRNHACVLMWSLANETATHEAAGFEHFSAVVRLARELDPSRPITVVECNLPRHDRIGALVDVIAINRYYGWYLDPGDLASIGPKFRAELAEWRARWRKPILLSEYGADTIAGLHKLPSAMFSEEFQVDYLRAFHEVLDSCPFIVGEHVWAFADFATKPGITRIDGNRKGVFTRQRQPKAAAFALRERWLARR